A DNA window from Canis lupus familiaris isolate Mischka breed German Shepherd chromosome 10, alternate assembly UU_Cfam_GSD_1.0, whole genome shotgun sequence contains the following coding sequences:
- the EPCAM gene encoding epithelial cell adhesion molecule isoform X2 — translation MDYSACICENYKLTTNCSLNINNQCECTSIGAQNSVICSKLATKCLVMKAEMTGTKSGRRARPEGAFQNNDGLYDPDCDEKGLFKAKQCNGTTTCWCVNTAGVRRTDKDTEISCTERVRTYWIIIELKHKTRETPYDTQSLQNALKETLKNRYQLDPKYITNILYENDLITIDLMQNSSQKAQNDVDIADVAYYFEKDVKDESLFHSSKMDLRVNGEQLDLDPGRTAIYYVDEKPPEFSMQGLQAGIIAVIVVVTLAVIAGIVVLVISRKNRMAKYEKAEIKEMGEMHRELNA, via the exons ATGGATTATTCAG cATGTATCTGTGAAAACTACAAACTGACCACAAACTGCTCTTTGAACATAAATAATCAGTGCGAATGTACTTCAATTGGTGCACAAAATTCTGTCATTTGCTCAAAAC TGGCAACCAAATGTTTGGTTATGAAGGCAGAAATGACCGGCACAAAGTCTGGGAGAAGAGCGAGACCTGAGGGAGCTTTCCAGAATAACGACGGGCTCTATGATCCCGACTGTGATGAGAAGGGGCTCTTTAAAGCCAAGCAGTGCAATGGCACCACCACGTGCTGGTGTGTGAACACTGCTGGGGTCCGAAGAACTGATAAGGACACTGAAATATCCTGCACTGAACGAGTGAGGACCTA CTGGATCATCATtgaattaaaacacaaaacaagagaAACACCTTATGATACACAAAGTTTGCAAAA tGCACTTAAGGAGACACTCAAAAACCGTTATCAACTGGATCCAAAATACATCACAAATATTCtg taTGAGAATGATCTTATCACTATTGATCTGATGCAAAATTCATCTCAGAAAGCTCAGAATGATGTGGACATAGCTGATGTggcttattattttgaaaaagat GTTAAAGACGAATCCTTGTTCCATTCCAGTAAAATGGACCTAAGAGTAAACGGGGAACAATTGGATCTGGATCCTGGTCGAACTGCAATTTACTATGTTGATGAAAAACCACCTGAATTTTCAATGCAGGGTCTACAAGCTGGTATTATCGCTGTCATTGTGGTTGTGACACTAGCAGTTATTGCTGGAATCGTTGTGCTG gTTATTTCCAGAAAGAACAGAATGGCAAAGTATGAGAAGGCTGAG ataAAGGAGATGGGTGAGATGCATAGGGAACTCAATGCATAA
- the EPCAM gene encoding epithelial cell adhesion molecule isoform X1, whose translation MARPQVLACGLLLAAATAAVAVAQRACICENYKLTTNCSLNINNQCECTSIGAQNSVICSKLATKCLVMKAEMTGTKSGRRARPEGAFQNNDGLYDPDCDEKGLFKAKQCNGTTTCWCVNTAGVRRTDKDTEISCTERVRTYWIIIELKHKTRETPYDTQSLQNALKETLKNRYQLDPKYITNILYENDLITIDLMQNSSQKAQNDVDIADVAYYFEKDVKDESLFHSSKMDLRVNGEQLDLDPGRTAIYYVDEKPPEFSMQGLQAGIIAVIVVVTLAVIAGIVVLVISRKNRMAKYEKAEIKEMGEMHRELNA comes from the exons ATGGCGCGGCCCCAGGTCCTCGCGTGCGGGCTGCTGCTCGCGGCGGCCACCGCGGCGGTGGCGGTGGCTCAGAGAG cATGTATCTGTGAAAACTACAAACTGACCACAAACTGCTCTTTGAACATAAATAATCAGTGCGAATGTACTTCAATTGGTGCACAAAATTCTGTCATTTGCTCAAAAC TGGCAACCAAATGTTTGGTTATGAAGGCAGAAATGACCGGCACAAAGTCTGGGAGAAGAGCGAGACCTGAGGGAGCTTTCCAGAATAACGACGGGCTCTATGATCCCGACTGTGATGAGAAGGGGCTCTTTAAAGCCAAGCAGTGCAATGGCACCACCACGTGCTGGTGTGTGAACACTGCTGGGGTCCGAAGAACTGATAAGGACACTGAAATATCCTGCACTGAACGAGTGAGGACCTA CTGGATCATCATtgaattaaaacacaaaacaagagaAACACCTTATGATACACAAAGTTTGCAAAA tGCACTTAAGGAGACACTCAAAAACCGTTATCAACTGGATCCAAAATACATCACAAATATTCtg taTGAGAATGATCTTATCACTATTGATCTGATGCAAAATTCATCTCAGAAAGCTCAGAATGATGTGGACATAGCTGATGTggcttattattttgaaaaagat GTTAAAGACGAATCCTTGTTCCATTCCAGTAAAATGGACCTAAGAGTAAACGGGGAACAATTGGATCTGGATCCTGGTCGAACTGCAATTTACTATGTTGATGAAAAACCACCTGAATTTTCAATGCAGGGTCTACAAGCTGGTATTATCGCTGTCATTGTGGTTGTGACACTAGCAGTTATTGCTGGAATCGTTGTGCTG gTTATTTCCAGAAAGAACAGAATGGCAAAGTATGAGAAGGCTGAG ataAAGGAGATGGGTGAGATGCATAGGGAACTCAATGCATAA